One region of Ornithinibacter aureus genomic DNA includes:
- a CDS encoding metallophosphoesterase, with amino-acid sequence MSSWLILIPLGVFGGFIAFVWHRLAIAPGWRRRWVRYVVAAVLVVLTVFAFAGFDVWGGSFTPAQMRPVAWLGQAFLASCLYLFLGLVPVWLASVAIWLVGWRHDDHGRSARRRLNAIASPLVAAVAVGVTAYGAVEAANPSVSQFELASPQLPAQFDGAKVALITDVHAGAVRSAAFTQQVVDLVNEQEPDLIVLAGDLVDGTAERYAPELAPLADLRAPLGVFATTGNHEMFEDTVNWVSAFEDVGLVVLGNESVPLERGGATMVLAGVHDAIGEGVFAPDYDAALAGVDPEGFTLLAAHQPLQAFEVEGRGVDLQVSGHTHGGQMWPINYLVPLQQPMLEGRGDVAGTPVITSRGAGAWGPAIRVAAPPEVPIITLKRS; translated from the coding sequence ATGAGCTCCTGGCTCATCCTCATCCCGCTCGGGGTCTTCGGGGGCTTCATCGCCTTCGTGTGGCACCGTCTGGCGATCGCCCCCGGGTGGCGCCGCCGTTGGGTGAGGTATGTCGTGGCGGCGGTCCTCGTCGTGCTCACGGTGTTCGCGTTCGCCGGGTTCGACGTCTGGGGTGGCTCGTTCACGCCCGCCCAGATGCGGCCGGTGGCCTGGCTCGGCCAGGCGTTCCTCGCCAGCTGTCTCTACCTCTTCCTCGGACTCGTCCCGGTGTGGCTCGCGAGCGTCGCGATCTGGCTGGTGGGCTGGCGCCACGACGACCACGGCCGCTCCGCCCGGCGTCGCCTGAACGCGATCGCGTCGCCCCTCGTGGCGGCCGTCGCGGTCGGGGTCACCGCCTACGGGGCGGTCGAGGCAGCCAATCCGAGCGTGAGTCAGTTCGAGCTGGCCTCCCCGCAGCTGCCGGCGCAGTTCGACGGGGCCAAGGTCGCCCTGATCACCGACGTGCACGCGGGGGCGGTGCGCAGCGCTGCCTTCACCCAGCAGGTCGTCGACCTGGTCAACGAGCAGGAGCCCGACCTCATCGTGCTGGCCGGCGACCTCGTCGACGGCACGGCCGAGCGTTACGCCCCGGAGCTCGCGCCACTGGCCGACCTGCGCGCCCCGCTGGGTGTCTTCGCCACGACGGGCAACCACGAGATGTTCGAGGACACCGTCAACTGGGTGTCGGCGTTCGAGGACGTCGGCCTGGTCGTGCTGGGCAACGAGTCCGTGCCGCTGGAGCGCGGTGGGGCGACCATGGTGCTCGCGGGTGTTCACGACGCCATCGGTGAAGGGGTCTTCGCACCCGACTACGACGCTGCCCTGGCCGGCGTCGACCCCGAAGGCTTCACGCTGCTCGCGGCCCACCAGCCGTTGCAGGCCTTCGAGGTCGAGGGCCGCGGCGTCGACCTCCAGGTCTCCGGGCACACCCACGGCGGTCAGATGTGGCCGATCAACTACCTCGTGCCCCTTCAGCAGCCGATGCTCGAGGGCCGCGGCGACGTCGCCGGCACCCCCGTCATCACCTCGCGTGGTGCCGGGGCGTGGGGGCCGGCGATCCGGGTGGCCGCTCCCCCCGAGGTTCCGATCATCACCCTGAAGCGGTCGTGA
- a CDS encoding flavin-containing monooxygenase, which translates to MSPPHARPLDVDVLVVGAGIAGVDVGARLGMHCPGTAWAVLESRDAVGGTWDLFRYPGIRSDSDMYTLGFPFRPWRGEASLASGEQIRQYVQDTAREFGVTERIHHGQRVERLDWSSADARWTVTARTDAGTVRHTARLVYLATGYYSYERGHVVDFPGQGLFDGPVIHPQAWPQDLSVQGRRVVVIGSGATAVTLVPALVEAGAAHVTMLQRSPSYVAAVPSRDPVATRVRQVMPDAVAHRVVRGKNVALSTLGYQVLRRYPDAGRRLLRRRMERALPAGYPVEEHFTPTYDPWDQRLCAAADGDLFRVLGDGRASVVTASIDAFERDGIRLAGGEHLPADVIVTATGLEMEFGGGARVFVDGAEVDVSSGHVYKGLMLSDVPNMAMAVGYTNASWTLRADLSARWFCSLVRHLDRRGLSVATPRYRESDPVDAPMLDLTSGYVQRSAHLLPKQGRRRPWKVVQSYVYDLAVMRLGRIDDGHLELR; encoded by the coding sequence GTGTCACCCCCGCACGCCCGCCCCCTCGATGTCGACGTCCTCGTCGTGGGTGCTGGCATCGCCGGGGTCGACGTCGGCGCCCGGTTGGGCATGCACTGTCCGGGCACCGCCTGGGCCGTGCTCGAGTCGCGGGATGCCGTCGGCGGCACGTGGGACCTGTTCCGCTACCCCGGCATCCGGTCCGACTCCGACATGTACACCCTCGGCTTCCCGTTCCGGCCCTGGCGGGGGGAGGCGTCCCTGGCGTCCGGGGAGCAGATCCGGCAGTACGTGCAGGACACGGCGCGCGAGTTCGGGGTCACCGAGCGCATCCACCACGGGCAGCGGGTCGAGCGGCTCGACTGGTCGTCGGCTGACGCACGCTGGACGGTGACGGCACGCACGGATGCCGGGACGGTGCGGCACACGGCGCGGCTGGTCTACCTCGCGACGGGCTACTACTCCTACGAGCGCGGGCACGTCGTCGACTTCCCCGGTCAAGGGCTGTTCGACGGCCCGGTCATCCACCCGCAGGCGTGGCCGCAGGACCTGTCGGTGCAGGGCAGGCGGGTCGTCGTCATCGGCAGCGGCGCGACGGCCGTGACCCTGGTGCCGGCGCTGGTCGAGGCGGGGGCCGCGCACGTCACCATGCTCCAGCGCAGCCCGAGTTACGTGGCGGCGGTGCCCAGCCGCGACCCCGTGGCCACCCGGGTTCGGCAGGTGATGCCGGATGCCGTGGCGCACCGCGTCGTGCGCGGCAAGAACGTCGCACTGTCCACCCTCGGCTACCAGGTGCTGCGGCGGTATCCGGATGCCGGGCGTCGCCTCCTGCGCCGACGGATGGAGCGGGCGCTGCCCGCCGGCTATCCGGTGGAGGAGCACTTCACCCCGACGTACGACCCCTGGGACCAGCGCCTGTGCGCCGCTGCGGACGGCGACCTGTTCAGGGTGCTCGGCGACGGGCGGGCGAGTGTCGTGACGGCGAGCATCGACGCGTTCGAGCGCGACGGCATCCGGCTTGCCGGTGGCGAGCACCTGCCGGCGGACGTCATCGTGACGGCGACCGGGCTGGAGATGGAGTTCGGCGGGGGAGCGCGGGTGTTCGTCGACGGGGCGGAGGTCGATGTGTCGAGCGGTCACGTCTACAAGGGGCTGATGCTCTCGGACGTGCCGAACATGGCCATGGCCGTCGGCTACACCAACGCGAGCTGGACGTTGCGTGCGGACCTGTCTGCGCGGTGGTTCTGCTCGCTGGTGCGGCACCTGGACCGGCGCGGGTTGTCGGTCGCGACGCCGCGCTACCGCGAGAGCGACCCGGTGGATGCGCCGATGCTCGACCTGACGTCGGGGTACGTGCAGCGCTCGGCGCACCTGCTGCCCAAGCAGGGCAGGCGTCGGCCGTGGAAGGTCGTGCAGAGCTACGTCTACGACCTCGCGGTCATGCGGCTCGGCCGGATCGACGACGGGCACCTGGAGCTCAGGTGA
- a CDS encoding aminotransferase class V-fold PLP-dependent enzyme — MSIAPSTQSHSIHRRPRLRAVPDVDLLAPRTGSDAVARLAHPSHPSHRGAAGLDHAGLPPVVRAGLVPTLSGDWVDYANLDHAASTPAFERVAQAVESATRTYSSVHRGTGWLSRVTSAHYEAARDEVARFVGAREDDVVVFTRGTTDSVNLLARALPRNTTVIVFNSEHHATLLPWPKRGTVRLPVPGSARDAEVLLESALRDLPAGTARRPRQALVVLTAASNVTGEFWPVESLTAIARRHGARVLLDAAQSAAHRPIDLAALDVDWVAFSGHKLHAPFGTGVLAGRSDWLDAAAPYLAGGGATAQVTAEATRWATGAARHEAGSPNVLGAVALAAACATIREHRAAIDAHEAALTTALRAGLRAIDGVQTYSLFGEDTVRGPVVTFTVDGLDSQLVAAALSAEHGIGVRAGKFCAHILVDTLLEEGSDEHDSAVRVSAGLASTPEHVARLVAAVTALAADGPGAEYELTQQGWAPVDDTRELDAPLPW, encoded by the coding sequence GTGTCGATCGCCCCGAGCACCCAGTCCCACTCCATCCACCGCCGCCCCAGGCTGCGGGCCGTCCCCGACGTCGACCTGCTCGCCCCTCGCACCGGGTCGGATGCCGTCGCGCGCCTCGCGCACCCGTCGCACCCGTCGCACCGGGGCGCCGCCGGCCTCGACCACGCAGGCCTGCCCCCGGTGGTGCGCGCCGGCCTGGTGCCCACCCTGTCCGGAGACTGGGTCGACTACGCGAACCTGGACCACGCGGCATCCACGCCTGCGTTCGAGCGGGTCGCTCAGGCCGTGGAGTCGGCCACCCGCACGTACTCCAGCGTCCACCGCGGCACGGGGTGGCTCTCGCGGGTGACCAGCGCCCACTACGAGGCGGCTCGCGACGAGGTGGCCCGCTTCGTCGGTGCGCGTGAGGACGACGTCGTCGTGTTCACCCGTGGCACCACCGACTCGGTGAACCTGCTGGCCCGGGCCCTGCCGCGCAACACCACCGTCATCGTGTTCAACTCCGAGCACCACGCGACGCTGCTGCCGTGGCCGAAGCGAGGAACGGTGCGCCTGCCCGTGCCCGGCAGCGCCCGCGACGCCGAGGTGCTGCTCGAGAGCGCCCTTCGTGACCTGCCGGCCGGCACGGCTCGGCGACCGCGTCAGGCCCTCGTCGTGCTGACGGCGGCGAGCAACGTCACCGGCGAGTTCTGGCCGGTGGAGTCACTGACGGCCATCGCCCGTCGCCACGGCGCGCGCGTGCTGCTGGACGCCGCGCAGTCGGCCGCCCACCGGCCGATCGACCTCGCGGCGCTCGACGTCGACTGGGTCGCCTTCTCGGGGCACAAGCTGCACGCCCCGTTCGGCACCGGGGTGCTTGCCGGGCGCAGCGACTGGCTGGATGCCGCGGCGCCCTACCTCGCGGGTGGCGGCGCGACCGCGCAGGTCACGGCCGAGGCGACGCGCTGGGCGACGGGTGCTGCCCGCCACGAGGCCGGCAGCCCGAACGTGCTCGGCGCCGTGGCGCTCGCGGCTGCGTGCGCGACGATCCGCGAGCACCGGGCCGCGATCGACGCCCACGAGGCTGCACTCACGACGGCCCTGCGCGCCGGCCTGCGGGCCATCGACGGGGTGCAGACCTACTCACTGTTCGGTGAGGACACCGTCCGCGGGCCGGTCGTGACGTTCACCGTCGACGGGCTCGACAGCCAGCTCGTGGCGGCGGCGCTGTCGGCAGAGCACGGCATCGGGGTGCGGGCCGGCAAGTTCTGCGCGCACATCCTCGTCGACACCCTGCTCGAGGAGGGGTCGGACGAGCACGACAGCGCGGTTCGTGTCAGTGCCGGCCTGGCGAGCACCCCCGAGCACGTGGCCCGGCTGGTGGCGGCCGTGACGGCGCTGGCGGCTGACGGACCGGGCGCCGAGTACGAGCTGACGCAGCAGGGCTGGGCGCCGGTCGATGACACCCGCGAGCTGGACGCGCCGCTGCCCTGGTGA
- a CDS encoding YibE/F family protein: protein MGGVHAKHGSSDTRQMRRVARAVVLALALLTLGAVLWLWPDAAPADSENPAPPELKATVVALHPEPCPPDVTETTANGCGSATVELSEGADAGRTVVVDLPNGPGAPVIVEGDAIVVIAVPGVEEQQFGVVDHQRGTGLLVVCLAFVLALLAFGRWRGLSALAGLGVTFLVLMFFVVPAILGGESPMLVALVGSAAITLTVLYLTHGITMTSTVAVLGTLASLVLTGVLAAVSVSALKLSGITDDVSSSVSDRYGITMSGLLVASIIIGSVGVLDDVTVTQASIVSELAEANPTYGVGRLYRSASRVGRSHIASVVNTIVLAYAGASLPLLILVAADNPSLADVVTTQFISQEIVRSIVATLGLIAAVPLTTALAAYAARAATAQPARTGSS from the coding sequence ATGGGCGGCGTCCACGCCAAGCACGGATCCAGCGACACCCGGCAGATGCGCCGGGTCGCACGCGCCGTCGTGCTCGCCTTGGCGCTGCTGACCCTGGGCGCGGTGCTGTGGCTCTGGCCTGACGCAGCGCCTGCGGACTCGGAGAACCCGGCGCCACCCGAGCTGAAGGCGACGGTGGTGGCGCTGCACCCCGAGCCGTGCCCGCCGGACGTCACGGAGACGACGGCCAACGGCTGCGGGAGCGCGACGGTGGAGTTGTCCGAGGGTGCGGATGCCGGCCGGACGGTGGTCGTGGACCTCCCCAACGGCCCCGGCGCCCCGGTGATCGTCGAGGGTGACGCCATCGTCGTCATCGCGGTGCCCGGCGTCGAGGAGCAGCAGTTCGGGGTGGTGGACCACCAGCGCGGCACCGGGCTGCTCGTGGTGTGTCTGGCCTTCGTGCTGGCCTTGCTCGCGTTCGGGCGGTGGCGTGGGCTGTCCGCGTTGGCAGGGCTCGGCGTGACGTTCCTCGTCCTGATGTTCTTCGTCGTTCCGGCGATCCTCGGTGGGGAGTCGCCGATGCTCGTGGCGCTCGTCGGGTCGGCCGCGATCACGCTCACGGTGCTCTACCTGACCCACGGCATCACGATGACCTCGACGGTGGCGGTCCTCGGCACGTTGGCCAGCCTCGTGCTGACGGGGGTGCTCGCGGCCGTCTCGGTCAGTGCCCTGAAGCTGAGCGGCATCACGGACGACGTCTCGTCGTCGGTGAGCGACCGCTACGGCATCACGATGTCCGGGCTGCTCGTGGCGAGCATCATCATCGGCTCGGTCGGGGTGCTCGACGACGTCACGGTGACCCAGGCGAGCATCGTGTCCGAGCTGGCCGAGGCAAACCCCACGTACGGCGTCGGTCGGCTGTACCGCTCGGCGAGCCGGGTCGGGCGGTCGCACATCGCCTCGGTCGTCAACACGATCGTGCTGGCCTACGCGGGTGCGTCGCTGCCGTTGCTCATCCTCGTGGCCGCGGACAACCCCTCGCTCGCCGACGTGGTGACCACGCAGTTCATCTCGCAGGAGATCGTCCGCAGCATCGTGGCGACCCTGGGCCTCATCGCCGCCGTCCCGCTGACCACGGCGCTGGCTGCCTACGCGGCCCGAGCGGCCACCGCGCAGCCGGCTCGGACCGGGTCGTCCTGA
- a CDS encoding lysoplasmalogenase family protein → MSASLGIGLAALLTAAIMATNLWAVVRDRRDVERITKPAAMLTLLAVAALAGAGAVAAYMLVIGAMAVIGWATGLLLVGLGVSLFVVSDTVLALGRFVEPRSWTRPVTMLTYHGAQALIVAGLLT, encoded by the coding sequence GTGAGCGCATCGCTCGGCATCGGCCTGGCAGCGCTGCTCACTGCCGCCATCATGGCCACCAACCTCTGGGCGGTCGTGCGCGACCGGCGTGATGTCGAACGGATCACCAAACCCGCCGCGATGCTCACCCTGCTGGCCGTGGCGGCGCTCGCGGGAGCCGGCGCCGTTGCCGCCTACATGCTCGTCATCGGCGCCATGGCGGTCATCGGCTGGGCCACCGGGCTGCTGCTCGTCGGGCTCGGCGTGAGCCTGTTCGTCGTCAGCGACACGGTGCTGGCCCTGGGCCGCTTCGTCGAGCCCCGATCGTGGACCCGCCCCGTGACGATGCTGACCTACCACGGCGCGCAGGCCCTGATCGTCGCCGGCCTGCTGACCTGA
- a CDS encoding ankyrin repeat domain-containing protein, with protein MAAGDWKDMFGAACAGDEDLVLHHLARGVDVNFSHAEYQSTVLVAVIDLGHERMAHLLLDHGADPTLISVLEGQTPLQAARARGLTSVVERLVAMGATDT; from the coding sequence ATGGCTGCTGGCGACTGGAAGGACATGTTCGGCGCCGCGTGCGCCGGCGACGAGGACCTCGTGCTGCACCACCTGGCCCGCGGCGTCGACGTGAACTTCTCGCACGCCGAGTACCAGTCGACCGTGCTCGTCGCCGTCATCGACCTCGGGCACGAACGGATGGCCCACCTGCTGCTCGACCACGGCGCCGACCCGACCCTGATCTCCGTGCTCGAGGGTCAGACCCCGCTGCAGGCTGCTCGGGCCCGAGGGCTGACCAGCGTCGTGGAGCGTCTCGTCGCGATGGGCGCCACCGACACCTGA
- a CDS encoding glutathione peroxidase — protein MTTLSDFSATTLTGQVRNLSDYAGQVVLVVNTASKCGLTPQYEGLEALYQEFKDDGLVVLGFPCNQFGSQEPGTEDEIGEFCQMNYGVSFPMFAKIDVNGDDTHPLFEWLKAETKGLLGGRVKWNFTKFLVGRDGQPISRYAPTTEPGDLADDIRAALADKAA, from the coding sequence ATGACCACTCTCTCCGACTTCAGCGCCACGACCCTCACCGGACAGGTGCGCAACCTCTCCGACTACGCCGGCCAGGTCGTCCTCGTCGTCAACACGGCCAGCAAGTGCGGCCTGACGCCCCAGTACGAAGGCCTCGAGGCCCTCTACCAGGAGTTCAAGGACGACGGCCTCGTCGTGCTCGGCTTCCCCTGCAACCAGTTCGGCAGCCAGGAGCCCGGCACCGAGGACGAGATCGGCGAGTTCTGCCAGATGAACTACGGCGTGAGCTTCCCGATGTTCGCGAAGATCGACGTCAACGGCGACGACACGCACCCGCTCTTCGAGTGGCTGAAGGCGGAGACCAAGGGCCTGCTCGGTGGCCGGGTGAAGTGGAACTTCACGAAGTTCCTCGTCGGCCGCGACGGTCAGCCGATCAGCCGCTACGCGCCGACGACCGAGCCCGGTGACCTCGCCGACGACATCCGCGCAGCCCTGGCCGACAAGGCGGCATGA
- a CDS encoding DNA-3-methyladenine glycosylase I: MSEPGIVVGDDGLARPAWASVDPLLREYYDTEWGMPVRDERGMFERLSLEAFQSGLSWATILRKRPAFREAFAGFDPKAVAAFDDRDVERLMGDAGIVRNRAKVAATITNARATLALRDDPEGDLAAFVWSFQPAATPRPRTMAEVPTSAPESVALSKALKRKGFTFVGPTTMWALMEAIGIVDTHLLGSHRRGTSGIWPQ; this comes from the coding sequence GTGAGCGAGCCCGGAATCGTCGTCGGTGACGACGGGCTCGCTCGGCCCGCGTGGGCATCGGTCGACCCGCTGCTGCGGGAGTACTACGACACCGAGTGGGGGATGCCGGTGCGCGACGAACGCGGGATGTTCGAGCGGCTGTCCCTCGAGGCCTTCCAGTCGGGGCTGTCGTGGGCGACGATCCTGCGCAAGCGACCGGCCTTCCGCGAGGCGTTCGCCGGCTTCGACCCCAAGGCCGTCGCCGCGTTCGACGACCGCGACGTCGAGCGCCTCATGGGTGACGCCGGGATCGTCCGCAACCGCGCGAAGGTCGCCGCGACGATCACCAACGCCCGGGCCACCCTCGCGCTGCGCGACGACCCCGAGGGCGACCTGGCCGCGTTCGTGTGGTCCTTCCAGCCGGCGGCCACCCCGCGGCCCCGCACCATGGCCGAGGTGCCGACCTCGGCGCCGGAGTCGGTGGCCCTGTCCAAGGCCCTGAAGCGCAAGGGGTTCACCTTCGTCGGGCCGACGACGATGTGGGCGCTCATGGAGGCCATCGGCATCGTCGACACCCACCTGCTCGGCTCCCACCGGCGCGGCACCAGCGGCATCTGGCCGCAGTAG
- the leuS gene encoding leucine--tRNA ligase, with product MSETPYRYTAELAGQIEVAWQDRWEQRGTYHAPNPAGPWADPEGVAAHSGGHLLVLDMFPYPSGAGLHVGHPLGYIATDVFARYNRMLGKNVLHCLGYDAFGLPAEQYAVQTGQHPRKTTEDNIVIMARQLRRLGLGHDDRRAIQTIDPDYYRWTQWIFTQIYDAWYDADAVRPDGGTGRARPIAELEQEYRDGTRPLPGGEDRAWDTLSARERAGILDASRLAYTSEAPVNWCPGLGTVLSNEEVTNDGRSERGNFPVFKRNLRQWMMRITAYTDRLADDLDRVEWPEKVKIMQRNWIGRSHGAKVTFPIVRTSGDPLVDSGMPDAGIEVFTTRPDTLFGATFMVLAPEHPLVDTLVPAGGWPEGTKPAWTGGADTPAQAVAAYRLAASRKNDIERQSEGKDKTGVFTGGWATNPVTGTRIPVFIADYVLMGYGTGAIMAVPAQDERDWDFATAFDLPIIRTVQPSQGHDENTAFTGDGPAINSSNDDIDLNGLGVAQAKEQITAYLAERGLGEATVTYKLRDWLFSRQRYWGEPFPIVFDEDGVAHALPDEMLPVELPEVPDYSPKTYDAEDASSEPEPPLSRVPDWVEVDLDLGDGRGTRRFRRETNTMPNWAGSCWYYLRYLDPANESALVDPENEAYWMGPRPEPVTGAPAGTRDPGGVDLYVGGVEHAVLHLLYARFWHKVLHDLGHLSSDEPFRTYFSQGYIQAPAFTDSRGQYVEAKEVTEGVDADGHPAFTWNGEPVTREFGKIGKSLKNMVSPDEMYASFGADTFRLYEMGLGPLEQSKPWDTRAVVGSQRFLQRLWRNVVDEESGEVVVVDTPIDDATNRVLHRTIDAVRADYAGLGFNTAIARLIELNNALTKLPGGVPREAAEQIVLMVAPLAPHIAEELWARLGHTESLVHEAFPVADPALLVEDTVTCVVQVRGKVRDRIEVPADISEDALRELALASERVQAAAPDGIRTVIVRAPKLVNVVPA from the coding sequence ATGAGCGAGACCCCGTACCGCTACACCGCCGAGCTGGCCGGGCAGATCGAGGTGGCCTGGCAGGACCGCTGGGAGCAGCGCGGCACCTACCACGCCCCGAACCCGGCCGGCCCCTGGGCAGACCCCGAGGGCGTTGCCGCCCACTCCGGCGGGCACCTGCTCGTCCTCGACATGTTCCCCTACCCGAGCGGCGCCGGCCTGCACGTCGGCCACCCGCTGGGTTACATCGCCACCGACGTCTTCGCCCGGTACAACCGCATGCTCGGCAAGAACGTCCTGCACTGCCTCGGCTACGACGCGTTCGGGCTGCCGGCCGAGCAGTACGCCGTGCAGACCGGCCAGCACCCGCGCAAGACCACCGAGGACAACATCGTCATCATGGCGCGCCAGCTGCGCCGCCTGGGCCTGGGCCACGACGACCGCCGCGCCATCCAGACCATCGACCCCGACTACTACCGCTGGACACAGTGGATCTTCACCCAGATCTACGACGCCTGGTACGACGCGGATGCCGTGCGCCCCGACGGCGGGACGGGTCGCGCCCGCCCCATCGCCGAGCTGGAGCAGGAGTACCGCGACGGGACCCGCCCGCTGCCCGGCGGTGAGGACCGCGCGTGGGACACGTTGAGCGCGAGGGAGCGGGCCGGCATCCTCGACGCGTCGCGCCTGGCGTACACGAGCGAGGCGCCGGTGAACTGGTGCCCCGGTCTGGGCACGGTGCTCTCCAACGAGGAGGTCACCAACGACGGCCGCTCCGAGCGGGGCAACTTCCCGGTGTTCAAGCGCAACCTGCGCCAGTGGATGATGCGCATCACCGCGTACACAGATCGCCTCGCCGACGACCTCGACCGGGTCGAGTGGCCCGAGAAGGTCAAGATCATGCAGCGCAACTGGATCGGGCGCAGCCACGGCGCAAAGGTCACCTTCCCGATCGTGCGTACCTCCGGTGACCCATTGGTCGATTCAGGAATGCCGGATGCCGGGATCGAGGTCTTCACGACCCGTCCCGACACGCTGTTCGGCGCCACGTTCATGGTGCTGGCCCCCGAGCACCCGCTCGTCGACACGCTCGTCCCCGCAGGTGGCTGGCCCGAGGGAACCAAGCCCGCGTGGACCGGTGGCGCCGACACCCCGGCTCAGGCCGTCGCGGCCTACCGCCTCGCGGCCTCACGCAAGAACGACATCGAGCGCCAGTCCGAGGGCAAGGACAAGACCGGTGTCTTCACCGGTGGCTGGGCGACCAACCCGGTGACGGGCACCCGTATCCCGGTGTTCATCGCCGACTACGTGCTCATGGGCTACGGCACCGGCGCCATCATGGCCGTGCCCGCGCAGGACGAGCGCGACTGGGACTTCGCCACCGCGTTCGACCTGCCGATCATCCGCACCGTGCAGCCCTCGCAGGGGCACGACGAGAACACCGCCTTCACCGGCGACGGCCCGGCGATCAACAGCAGCAACGACGACATCGACCTCAACGGGCTCGGGGTGGCGCAGGCCAAGGAGCAGATCACCGCCTACCTGGCCGAGCGGGGCCTGGGCGAAGCGACCGTCACCTACAAGCTGCGCGACTGGCTGTTCAGCCGCCAGCGCTACTGGGGCGAGCCGTTCCCGATCGTCTTCGACGAGGACGGTGTCGCCCACGCGCTGCCCGACGAGATGCTGCCGGTCGAGCTTCCCGAGGTGCCCGACTACAGCCCGAAGACCTACGACGCCGAGGACGCCAGCAGCGAGCCCGAGCCGCCGCTGTCGCGCGTCCCGGACTGGGTGGAGGTCGACCTCGACCTCGGTGACGGCCGCGGCACCCGCCGCTTCCGCCGCGAGACCAACACCATGCCCAACTGGGCGGGGTCGTGCTGGTACTACCTGCGCTACCTCGACCCGGCGAACGAGAGCGCTCTCGTCGACCCCGAGAACGAGGCGTACTGGATGGGCCCGCGCCCCGAGCCGGTCACCGGCGCCCCCGCTGGCACCCGCGACCCGGGCGGTGTCGACCTGTACGTCGGTGGTGTCGAGCACGCCGTGCTGCACCTGCTCTACGCCCGGTTCTGGCACAAGGTGCTGCACGACCTGGGCCACCTCAGCAGCGACGAGCCGTTCCGCACGTACTTCAGCCAGGGCTACATCCAGGCCCCGGCGTTCACCGACAGCCGTGGCCAGTACGTCGAGGCCAAGGAGGTCACCGAAGGTGTCGACGCCGACGGTCACCCGGCCTTCACGTGGAACGGGGAGCCGGTCACCCGCGAGTTCGGCAAGATCGGCAAGTCGCTGAAGAACATGGTCAGCCCCGACGAGATGTACGCCTCGTTCGGTGCCGACACCTTCCGCCTCTACGAGATGGGTCTGGGCCCGCTCGAGCAGAGCAAGCCCTGGGACACCCGGGCTGTGGTCGGCAGCCAGCGCTTCCTCCAGCGGCTGTGGCGCAACGTCGTCGACGAGGAGAGCGGCGAGGTCGTCGTCGTCGACACCCCCATCGACGATGCGACGAACCGGGTGCTGCACCGCACCATCGACGCCGTGCGCGCCGACTACGCGGGGCTGGGCTTCAACACGGCCATCGCCCGGCTCATCGAACTCAACAACGCCCTGACCAAGCTGCCCGGGGGAGTGCCTCGCGAGGCCGCCGAGCAGATCGTCCTCATGGTCGCGCCCCTCGCGCCGCACATCGCCGAGGAGCTGTGGGCCCGACTCGGACACACCGAGTCGCTGGTCCACGAGGCGTTCCCGGTGGCCGACCCGGCCCTGCTCGTCGAGGACACCGTCACCTGCGTCGTGCAGGTGCGCGGCAAGGTTCGCGACCGCATCGAGGTGCCGGCCGACATCAGCGAGGACGCCCTGCGAGAGCTGGCGCTGGCGAGCGAGAGGGTCCAGGCGGCGGCGCCGGACGGCATCCGCACGGTGATCGTGCGGGCGCCCAAGCTCGTCAACGTCGTTCCGGCCTGA
- a CDS encoding MarR family winged helix-turn-helix transcriptional regulator: MPRKGKDWARSRSIGPGEREWNEPWERLRHHLVERHGERVDIARRLERPDPEDLRNLAILTRQASAAMDADVARLLATATPQLTPMELDTLRRIADKPSYGVNLAEYLRISTVRVCRILNRLEEAGLTVRSGTYLDGRVRRADITEDGRDYLDTVNTMLQDLAHQWLDEVDDGAERALVPLVATLADLT; encoded by the coding sequence ATGCCGAGGAAGGGCAAAGACTGGGCACGCAGCCGGAGCATCGGGCCCGGCGAACGTGAGTGGAACGAACCCTGGGAACGCCTGCGCCACCACCTCGTCGAGCGCCACGGCGAACGTGTCGACATCGCACGCCGGCTCGAGCGGCCCGACCCCGAGGACCTCCGCAACCTCGCCATCCTGACCCGGCAGGCCAGCGCGGCCATGGATGCCGACGTGGCACGGCTCCTCGCCACGGCCACTCCACAGCTCACCCCCATGGAACTCGACACCCTGCGGCGAATCGCTGACAAGCCCTCCTACGGCGTCAACCTCGCCGAGTACCTGCGCATCTCGACGGTGCGCGTGTGTCGCATCCTGAACCGCCTCGAGGAGGCCGGTCTCACGGTGCGCAGCGGGACCTACCTCGACGGCCGCGTCCGCCGGGCTGACATCACCGAGGATGGTCGCGACTACCTCGACACGGTCAACACCATGCTCCAGGACCTCGCCCACCAGTGGCTCGACGAGGTCGACGACGGGGCCGAACGTGCCCTCGTCCCGCTCGTCGCCACCCTGGCCGACCTCACCTGA